Proteins encoded by one window of Macaca fascicularis isolate 582-1 chromosome 10, T2T-MFA8v1.1:
- the LOC102129958 gene encoding LOW QUALITY PROTEIN: beta-glucuronidase-like (The sequence of the model RefSeq protein was modified relative to this genomic sequence to represent the inferred CDS: inserted 2 bases in 2 codons) has translation MSHQTLLRPERQALPRAGSGIGRRGQFGHSEVSSVQSGPTLDIPVPSILIDISQDWRLWCFVSWVCYEREVTLLERWIEDLRTRVVLRIGSAHFYAIVWANGVDTLEHERGYLPFETNISSLFPVGPLPRLCVTVAINSTLSPXTLPPGTIXYMTDTSKYPKGYFVQNTDFDFFNYAGLQRSVLLYTTPTTYIDDIIVTTRVERDSDESFWAGELPDLHQVQ, from the exons atgagccaccagacACTCCTCAGGCCTGAGCGGCAGGCGCTGCCCAGAGCTGGGTCCGGGATCGGGAGGAGGGGACAGTTTGGACATTCTGAGGTCAGCTCTGTGCAG TCGGGCCCCACCTTGGACATACCGGTTCCCTCCATCTTGATCGACATCAGCCAGGACTGGCGGCTGTGGTGTTTTGTCAGCTGGGTATGTTATGAACGGGAGGTGACCCTGCTGGAGCGATGGATCGAGGACCTGCGCACAAGAGTGGTGCTGAGGATTGGCAGTGCCCACTTCTATGCCATCGTG TGGGCGAATGGGGTCGACACGCTAGAGCATGAAAGGGGCTACCTCCCCTTCGAGACCAACATCAGCAGCCTGTTCCCGGTGGGGCCCCTGCCCCGCCTCTGCGTCACTGTCGCCATCAACAGCACGCTCAGCC CCACCCTGCCACCAGGGACCA CGTACATGACCGACACCTCCAA GTATCCCAAGGGTTACTTTGTCCAGAACACAGACTTTGACTTCTTCAACTATGCGGGACTGCAGCGATCTGTGCTTCTGTACACGACACCAACTACATACATCGATGACATCATCGTCACCACCCGTGTGGAGCGAGACAGTGATGAGAGCTTCTG